In Aspergillus luchuensis IFO 4308 DNA, chromosome 1, nearly complete sequence, the following are encoded in one genomic region:
- a CDS encoding TauD/TfdA dioxygenase family protein (COG:I;~EggNog:ENOG410PHDX;~InterPro:IPR042098,IPR003819;~PFAM:PF02668;~go_function: GO:0016491 - oxidoreductase activity [Evidence IEA];~go_process: GO:0055114 - oxidation-reduction process [Evidence IEA]), which translates to MPSSAPVLRPKKALPINAHKEEEPISYDINIPYVDVTKESHLRTRYPEYLPTWDKVWFDPLPPFEYQDPALRVKDKSKRNLLTPGTKVTEIQPRIGSIVEGVQLNQLSDAQKDELALLVAERKVVAFPDQDLIDDGPEAQEAFMRHFGKPNYQPVSGSMRGHPGFHIIHRDGNREEITRFLSQRTTTTLWHQDVSYEIQPPGYVMLGLLEGPEVGGDTVFSATDMAYKRLSPTLTSWLDTLRATHSSAKMIQHARLTGSLVRKEAVDTVHPLVRVHPVTGEKCLFVNGEFITKIQGLKEPEQRWLLDFLMQHIITGHDFQARVRWQPRTIVIFDNRCTTHSAIVDYLDDDNGAKLRHIFRLCALGEKPIPVYDQFE; encoded by the exons ATGCCGTCCTCTGCGCCTGTCCTACGGCCCAAGAAGGCCCTTCCCATCAATGCCCAtaaggaggaggagccgATCAGCTACGACATCAATATCCCTTACGTGGATGTCACCAAGGAGTCTCACTTACGCACCAGATACCCCGAATACCTTCCCACGTGGGACAAAGTGTGGTTcgatcctcttcctccttttgaGTATCAGGATCCTGCCCTTCGCGTGAAGGATAAGTCCAAGCGCAATCTTCTGACACCCGGCACAAAGGTGACGGAGATCCAACCGCGCATTGGTAGCATCGTGGAAGGCGTTCAGCTCAACCAGCTCTCGGATGCCCAGAAAGATGAGCTCGCCCTTTTGGTTGCCGAACGCAAGGTGGTAGCTTTCCCGGACCAGGATCTCATTGACGATGGCCCTGAGGCACAAGAGGCTTTCATGCGTCACTTTGGCAAGCCCAATTATCAGCCCGTCTCTGGCTCAATGCGCGGGCACCCAGGCTTCCATATCATCCATCGCGATGGCAACCGCGAGGAAATCACTCGCTTCCTCTCGCAGCGCACTACTACGACGCTCTGGCACCAGGATGTCAGCTACGAGATCCAGCCCCCGGGCTATGTGATGCTTGGGCTGCTGGAGGGACCTGAAGTAGGTGGTGATACTGTTTTCTCAGCGACCGATATGGCATACAA GCGTCTTTCTCCAACTCTCACCTCCTGGTTGGACACGCTGCGCGCAACCCACTCATCGGCAAAAATGATCCAGCATGCACGTCTGACTGGGAGCCTGGTACGCAAAGAAGCCGTCGACACCGTCCACCCGCTTGTGCGCGTCCACCCAGTCACCGGCGAGAAATGCCTTTTTGTGAACGGCGAGTTCATCACCAAGATTCAAGGTCTGAAGGAGCCTGAGCAGCGCTGGTTGCTGGACTTCCTCATGCAGCATATCATCACTGGGCACGACTTTCAGGCGCGAGTGAGGTGGCAGCCTCGGACCATTGTGATTTTCGACAATCGCTGCACAACGC ATTCCGCCATTGTCGACTAcctcgatgatgataacGGCGCCAAACTCCGTCATATCTTCCGTCTGTGCGCATTGGGCGAAAAGCCCATCCCTGTATACGACCAATTCGAGTAA